Sequence from the Maribacter aquivivus genome:
AGCAGTTCTTCTTTTTGGCTGAGGTGATTACTGTACATCCATCCGAAGAAAATGGAGATTTAGTAATTACGAAAAAACAACTTAAAAATGCATTGGGTAATCATACTCCAACAGCATTAGTTATACGAACGTTACCTAATACCGTATCAAAACGAAATAGGCAGTATTCGCATACTAACCCGCCTTACATATTAGAAGATGCGATGGTGTTTATAAGAGAATTGGGTGTGGAGCATTTGTTGATAGACCTACCATCTGTCGATAAAGAAAAAGATGATGGCAAGCTTTTGGCCCATAAAGCCTTTTGGGACTTCAACGGTGAGGTAAGGCTAGAGGCTACTATAACCGAATTTATTTTTGTGCCAGATAAAATTGTTGATGGTCCGTACTTTTTAAACTTGCAGGTAGCACCCTTTGAAAATGATGCTAGCCCAAGTAGACCGGTACTTTATAAAGTAGAATAATCATGAAAAACGTATTGAAATTAGAAGAGTTTGCCTTATTGATTCTGGGTATTTTTATGTTCGGCTTATTAGGGTATCAATGGTGGTGGTTGCCAGTTTTAATATTGACCCCAGATATATCTATGTTGGGTTATTTACTAGGTTCAAAAATGGGCGCAGTTTGCTATAACGTTTTTCATCACAGAGGTGTAGCCATACTTTTATACTTTGTAGGTATCTATTTTATGTTGCCCATAATGCAATTAATAGGTACAATTCTTTTTATACATATAGCCATGGACCGTATCTTTGGCTACGGACTCAAATATGATAAAGGGTTCAAGTTTACTCATTTAGGAGAAATAGGAAGTAAAAATGGATAATATTTTTGATACCATTCTTGGTTTAGTTTTAGGTGCAATTGGCATGTATTGGCTTTTTAATTTTTTTAAAGGCAAGAAAAGTAAAGAGATAACAACGCACCAGTCTACAGTGT
This genomic interval carries:
- a CDS encoding cyclase family protein, giving the protein MKTTITHNAKEYEIDLSKPLDISISITNKDNNVNAWYVDAPTIEPHREANFTGSIVAGSSTNFYDISFNPHSHGTHTECVGHISAEHQSVNQNLQQFFFLAEVITVHPSEENGDLVITKKQLKNALGNHTPTALVIRTLPNTVSKRNRQYSHTNPPYILEDAMVFIRELGVEHLLIDLPSVDKEKDDGKLLAHKAFWDFNGEVRLEATITEFIFVPDKIVDGPYFLNLQVAPFENDASPSRPVLYKVE
- a CDS encoding DUF4260 domain-containing protein, whose protein sequence is MKNVLKLEEFALLILGIFMFGLLGYQWWWLPVLILTPDISMLGYLLGSKMGAVCYNVFHHRGVAILLYFVGIYFMLPIMQLIGTILFIHIAMDRIFGYGLKYDKGFKFTHLGEIGSKNG